The Acanthochromis polyacanthus isolate Apoly-LR-REF ecotype Palm Island chromosome 2, KAUST_Apoly_ChrSc, whole genome shotgun sequence genome contains a region encoding:
- the sdhaf2 gene encoding succinate dehydrogenase assembly factor 2, mitochondrial produces the protein MLCSALAKRLVTGVCQAAWRPAVTGLVSSRGYKGDAPDDTRGDLIEIPLPPWEQKLDEPTDIKRRRLLYESRKRGMLENCILLSLFAKRYLNTMSEIQLQQYDRLINEPSNDWDIYYWATEAQPTPDVYQGEVMDMLKEFTKNRNQEQRLDAPSLEYLEKESQ, from the exons ATGCTGTGTTCTGCTCTTGCGAAAAGG CTGGTAACAGGGGTGTGCCAGGCAGCATGGAGACCAGCGGTCACAGGGCTGGTATCATCTCGTGGTTACAAAGGAGACGCTCCTGACGACACCAGGGGTGATCTGATTGAGATTCCTCTGCCCCCCTGGGAGCAGAAGCTGGACGAGCCCACTGACATCAAGAGACGCAGACTTCTCTATGAGAGTCGTAAGAGGGGCATGTTGGAGAACTGCATATTGCTCAG CCTTTTTGCAAAGCGATACCTGAACACAATGAGTGAGATCCAGCTGCAGCAGTATGACAGACTAATTAATGAACCAAGCAATGACTGGGACATCTACTACTGGGCAACAG AAGCTCAGCCCACGCCTGACGTTTACCAAGGAGAGGTCATGGATATGCTGAAGGAGTTCACAAAGAACCGCAACCAAGAACAGAGGCTGGATGCACCCAGCTTGGAGTACCTGGAAAAAGAAAGCCAGTGA
- the LOC110951596 gene encoding cleavage and polyadenylation specificity factor subunit 7-like, with protein sequence MAAAGPAAGPSTSKNDIDIYSDLNQNDEDLEANELFDAVLTGSVNQDKKISTTAAPSTKTPAKEENKSTGVKKGGNSDSIRKLSLYIGNFPWWTSDKDIVGMAQRLGVRDITEIKFAENKVNGQSRGFAEVVVTSEESLKTLLEKIPLCEVNGERVDCRFATRQNLSIFEEIANKRIPLRVNSKESKEPEPADKIPSLLSQKPSPPPIPPLLSSHPLVNRFPSLPPPCLGQPPPLFPHLPPTIPPPMPPSLFPSHPVQVPSQPSPSLHINPAFFNTAQDGHSSKAYSQQKHTPRSAEGDFEELMNRNKAITSSAITKAVSGATAGDMRVAMETLLTAIAIIKQSRVYGDERCQALVTSLKDCLVSIQGNYGYRTSSRSTEKERDRDRSRDRDRERDRERERDRERERERDRERDRDRERVRERERERDREDSFGWDGVGMSRRHREQSWTDERDKERSRERERHRDHRDRYR encoded by the exons ATGGCTGCTGCAGGACCTGCAGCCGGACCAAGCACCTCCAAAAATGATATAGATATATACAGTGACCTCAATCAAAACGATGAG GATTTGGAAGCAAATGAACTTTTTGATGCAGTTCTAACTGGTTCAGTTAACCAAGACAAGAAGATCTCTACTACTGCGGCTCCTTCTACGAAGACACCAGCTAAAGAGGAGAATAAATCAACAGGAGTGAAAAAAGGAGGAAACTCAGACTCAATTAGGAAACTGTCATTGTATATTGGAAATTTCCCCTGG TGGACATCTGACAAGGACATTGTGGGCATGGCCCAGAGGCTGGGTGTGAGGGACATCACAGAGATTAAATTTGCTGAGAATAAAGTTAATGGCCAGTCAAGAGG TTTTGCTGAGGTGGTGGTGACCTCAGAagaatcactgaaaacattGTTGGAAAAAATACCTCTGTGTGAAGTCAATGGGGAAAGGGTAGACTGTCGCTTCGCTACTCGCCAGAACCTCAGTATTTTTGAGGAAATAGCAAATAAAC GTATTCCCTTGCGTGTTAATTCCAAAGAGTCGAAGGAACCAGAACCTGCTGATAAGATTCCCTCATTGTTATCTCAGAAGCCCAGTCCTCCCCCTATACCTCCCCTTCTTTCATCACACCCACTTGTAAACAGGTTTCCCTCATTACCACCCCCTTGTCTTGGTCAGCCGCCTCCGCTGTTCCCACATTTGCCACCAACAATCCCTCCACCAATGCCACCAAGTTTGTTCCCCTCTCATCCTGTCCAAGTCCCCAGCCAACCATCTCCAAGTCTGCATATAAATCCTGCATTCTTCAATACAGCACAAGATGGGCACAGCAGCAAGGCTTACAGCCAACAAAA ACACACACCTCGAAGTGCAGAAGGAGATTTTGAGGAGCTAATGAACAGAAATAAAGCTATTACCAGCAGTGCTATTACCAAGGCAGTGTCTGGAGCAACAGCTG GAGACATGCGGGTGGCCATGGAAACATTGTTAACCGCCATTGCCATTATTAAGCAGTCCAGAGTGTATGGAGATGAACGCTGCCAAGCCTTAGTCACCTCACTTAAAGACTGTCTGGTCTCTATCCAGGGCAACTATGGCTACAG GACTAGCAGTCGTTCCACGGAAAAAGAAAGAGACCGGGACAGGAGTCGTGACAGAGATCGTGAGAGAGATCGCGAGAGAGAgcgtgacagagaacgtgagagagagagagaccgaGAGAGAGACCGCGACAGAGAGCGTGTGAGAGAACGTGAAAGAGAGCGTGATAGAGAAGATTCTTTTGGCTGGGATGGTGTGGGAATGTCTCGAAGACACAGAGAGCAATCCTGGACTGACGAGAGAGACAAGGAACGCTCAAGAGAACGAGAAAGGCACAGAGATCATAGAGACCGGTACCGCTAG